One segment of Cetobacterium sp. NK01 DNA contains the following:
- a CDS encoding autotransporter outer membrane beta-barrel domain-containing protein — protein sequence MRKFYFTNFILLTLLIGTISQGSENLGKSIAHLPETNLEENYNIRRFIRSSLQNDPTTWEKDRYINSVDYLHVSDNYKGDLDGSGNSNLYLATFQKRLSPNEKIAFFIGGGDNKIKFDQPIRINRDIFFAGGYHFYEFSNKIALSSILSYNHSHDSVHIENNSSTSPSMSLSFGSHLSYPIPNEFLNLYLNGGIDWAKIFHGTYSNGTYNTKNNTEYYDSVRPTVGISGEKSFLLQNKEVSLKLSTSYEKEMGNIKDKKVLWNNGVRTKVDALDKDDIVNIGVNADINLTENLDIGASYNKLLAKDYDADLYGANFTYSLDKPMLEGFDYFNTLDKEKRFRVSSNFMLESEDYDDNTTGTAGSTSFSPRLILSVNDKKGDFVYLMDTFYKTEDWFGGRKEKEGKDTNRRINPQINWKGLQVTDNLKIHGYIGWRNQVRKQTDSKGTHWRNTTDSYRIAPAINYTINKNVAFLGSTLLAMDEISDSRDSYPFTHNYWAENIYGFRFIINKNLILTSNIYRLDKKYMGNNSKTAHSTQFRPVIRYNFVDGSFLQLQGRFSLTNGERVENRQGIVAQYNEETRYTATMGYKVTDYFSTYAEVALNSFKRTKDSDKSVSRISRVLGKVGFIYILDI from the coding sequence ATGAGAAAATTTTATTTTACTAATTTTATTTTATTAACACTTCTAATTGGAACAATATCACAAGGAAGCGAAAACTTAGGGAAAAGTATCGCTCATCTTCCTGAAACTAACTTAGAAGAAAACTATAATATCAGAAGATTTATTCGTTCATCTTTACAAAACGACCCAACAACTTGGGAAAAAGATAGATATATCAATTCAGTTGATTACTTACATGTTTCTGATAACTACAAAGGAGATTTAGATGGAAGTGGAAATTCAAATCTTTACCTAGCTACTTTCCAAAAAAGATTAAGTCCAAATGAAAAAATAGCATTTTTTATTGGAGGCGGTGATAATAAAATAAAATTTGATCAACCTATTAGAATTAATAGAGATATATTTTTCGCTGGTGGATATCATTTTTATGAGTTTTCAAATAAAATAGCTCTATCATCTATTTTGTCTTACAATCACTCTCATGATTCAGTGCACATAGAGAATAACTCTTCTACTTCACCATCTATGAGTTTATCTTTTGGAAGTCATTTAAGTTACCCTATTCCAAATGAATTCTTAAATCTTTATTTAAACGGAGGAATAGATTGGGCTAAAATATTCCATGGTACATATAGCAACGGTACGTACAATACAAAAAACAACACAGAATATTATGACTCAGTTAGACCTACTGTAGGTATTTCTGGAGAAAAATCTTTCCTTTTACAAAACAAAGAGGTTTCTCTTAAGCTTTCAACAAGCTACGAAAAAGAGATGGGAAATATAAAGGATAAAAAAGTTTTATGGAACAATGGCGTTAGAACAAAGGTTGATGCTTTAGATAAAGATGACATTGTTAATATTGGAGTAAATGCTGATATTAATCTAACTGAAAATTTAGATATTGGAGCTAGCTATAACAAACTTTTAGCAAAGGATTATGACGCTGATTTATATGGAGCTAACTTCACTTACTCTTTAGATAAACCTATGCTAGAAGGATTTGACTACTTCAATACCCTTGATAAAGAAAAGCGTTTTAGAGTTTCTTCTAACTTCATGCTAGAATCAGAGGATTATGACGACAATACCACTGGAACTGCTGGTTCTACATCATTCTCTCCTAGATTAATTTTAAGTGTTAACGACAAAAAAGGAGACTTTGTTTATTTAATGGATACTTTCTATAAAACAGAGGACTGGTTTGGAGGAAGAAAAGAAAAAGAGGGGAAAGATACAAATAGAAGAATCAATCCACAGATCAACTGGAAAGGTCTTCAAGTTACTGATAATTTAAAAATTCATGGTTACATTGGTTGGAGAAATCAAGTTAGAAAACAAACTGATTCTAAAGGAACTCATTGGAGAAACACAACTGACTCATACAGAATAGCTCCTGCAATTAACTATACAATAAACAAAAATGTTGCTTTCCTTGGTTCAACTCTACTTGCTATGGATGAAATTAGCGATTCTAGAGATAGCTATCCATTCACTCATAACTATTGGGCTGAAAATATATACGGATTTAGATTTATCATTAACAAAAATCTAATTTTAACTTCTAATATCTACAGACTAGATAAAAAATATATGGGAAATAATAGCAAAACTGCTCACAGTACTCAATTTAGACCTGTTATCAGATACAACTTCGTAGATGGATCATTCCTACAGTTACAAGGAAGATTCTCTTTAACTAATGGTGAAAGAGTTGAAAATAGACAGGGAATTGTAGCTCAATACAACGAAGAAACAAGATATACTGCTACTATGGGTTATAAAGTTACTGATTACTTCTCAACTTATGCCGAAGTTGCATTAAATAGTTTCAAAAGAACAAAAGATTCAGATAAATCAGTTTCTAGAATAAGTAGAGTTCTAGGAAAAGTTGGATTTATTTATATACTTGATATTTAG
- a CDS encoding sulfatase-like hydrolase/transferase: MKKNLIFITTDHQRGDTIGMVQNGKEVTPNLNRLAQEGFDFKRAYTTCPLCVPARTALATGRFPTKNNVVINDLKNIPEITRDSKTIHEYLFENGYNVSHFGMQHITLKPALEDRVKFTKFLTDDDYEKICKKENIPLFGVVEDRVKVSERHGNIYEDREYTGSRVSIFEKEESLFRDRFYLDNALKYLDKESFERPMGMFVNIWAPHPPFRVLKELMDRFPDPELPENINKACEGEPSKRREGIAAQLAEEKSLDHWKEVWRAYLGLTNYADELIGELIEKLKEKGQYENTMFVFTADHGDHLGQHKMFQKMEMYEQSINVPLIIKEPGKKAKKIETVVSHLDILPTILESLNIESDEEFVGENILNPNVQNKSRYAYSQYSGNQVAIGDIRRSIVSEDFKYIYDPRDVEELFNLKKDPLEMQNVEDKVEYKDVKKDLKDQLSLFLKEQNDWINII; the protein is encoded by the coding sequence GTGAAGAAAAACTTGATTTTTATAACAACAGATCACCAAAGAGGGGACACCATAGGAATGGTGCAAAATGGGAAAGAGGTAACTCCCAATCTAAATAGATTAGCACAAGAGGGATTTGACTTTAAAAGAGCCTATACAACATGTCCTCTGTGTGTTCCAGCGAGAACAGCTCTAGCAACAGGTAGATTTCCAACTAAAAACAATGTGGTAATAAATGATTTGAAAAATATACCTGAGATTACAAGAGACTCTAAAACAATACATGAATATCTATTTGAAAATGGATATAACGTAAGTCATTTTGGAATGCAACATATAACTTTAAAACCAGCTTTAGAGGATAGAGTTAAGTTTACAAAGTTTTTAACAGATGATGACTATGAGAAAATATGTAAAAAAGAGAATATTCCACTGTTTGGAGTCGTTGAAGATAGAGTTAAGGTAAGTGAACGACATGGAAATATCTACGAGGATAGAGAGTACACAGGATCAAGAGTTTCGATTTTTGAAAAAGAGGAGAGTTTATTTAGAGATAGATTTTATCTAGATAACGCTCTTAAATATTTAGATAAAGAGAGTTTTGAAAGACCAATGGGAATGTTTGTAAATATTTGGGCTCCACATCCACCTTTTAGAGTTTTAAAGGAACTTATGGATAGGTTTCCAGATCCAGAACTTCCTGAAAATATAAATAAAGCATGTGAAGGAGAGCCTTCTAAAAGAAGAGAGGGAATAGCTGCCCAACTTGCTGAAGAGAAGAGTTTAGATCACTGGAAAGAGGTATGGAGAGCATATCTAGGTCTAACAAACTATGCAGATGAATTAATAGGAGAGTTAATTGAAAAATTAAAAGAGAAGGGACAGTATGAAAATACAATGTTTGTATTTACTGCAGATCATGGAGATCACCTAGGGCAACATAAGATGTTCCAAAAGATGGAGATGTATGAGCAGAGTATAAATGTTCCTTTAATAATAAAAGAGCCGGGAAAAAAGGCTAAGAAAATTGAAACAGTAGTAAGTCACTTAGATATACTGCCAACTATACTAGAAAGTTTAAATATAGAAAGCGATGAAGAGTTTGTAGGAGAGAACATATTAAATCCTAATGTACAAAATAAATCTAGATATGCTTATAGTCAATATTCAGGAAATCAAGTTGCCATTGGAGATATAAGAAGATCTATTGTCAGTGAAGATTTTAAATATATATATGATCCAAGGGATGTAGAGGAGCTATTTAACTTAAAAAAAGATCCTTTAGAGATGCAAAATGTTGAGGATAAAGTGGAGTATAAAGATGTAAAAAAAGATTTAAAAGATCAGCTGTCTTTATTTTTAAAAGAACAGAATGATTGGATAAATATTATATAA
- a CDS encoding extracellular solute-binding protein yields MNKKIGLLLLVGALLQNGVFANEHKISEKPLELSILAIQNGKTYDENWTVFQEAFKDTNVKLKSYSSKNLTDEIQAFNLAVSSGNLPDIISLAYPEKLESLGMDGGIVSLNELIDKHAPNIKAFFEKYPRYKMDAVAADGNIYFIPDYYDWYNMKAAQGLFIRKDWLNKLGLKTPQTMDELYEVMVAFKTKDPNGNGKADEIPYFERSVEFADKELVGLFGAEIGFFVDENGKVKFGPATERYKEAMPQVVKWYKEGLIDPEIFTRGFQARDYMLRNDLGGVTFDWFASTASYNEDKELKDKVKDFEFVAIAPPQYKGKSYAPDARTTYLGGWGISATCKDPVAAIKYFDYWFSQKGYELSNWGVENDTFVKDENGKKKFTDTVMKADGKTPLQVLRDKGIQFRIGALQDYEYEKAWGNPKASEWAEMYMKNGYIVDPMPTLKYTKEENRKIQKINSQLDMAVKEMNQKWILGAVDFNKTYDEFIKRLNEIGLKEAIEINQKAYDRFINSSN; encoded by the coding sequence ATGAATAAGAAAATCGGTTTACTACTATTAGTTGGGGCACTTTTACAAAATGGAGTTTTTGCAAATGAGCATAAAATCTCTGAAAAACCATTGGAATTAAGCATTTTAGCTATTCAGAATGGAAAAACATATGATGAGAACTGGACAGTTTTCCAAGAGGCTTTTAAAGATACAAATGTAAAACTAAAAAGTTATAGTTCAAAAAATTTAACAGATGAGATACAAGCGTTTAACCTAGCAGTTTCATCAGGAAATCTTCCAGATATTATATCTTTAGCATATCCTGAAAAATTAGAAAGTTTAGGTATGGATGGGGGAATTGTATCTTTAAATGAGTTGATAGATAAGCATGCACCAAACATAAAAGCATTCTTTGAAAAATATCCAAGATATAAGATGGATGCTGTAGCCGCTGATGGAAACATCTATTTTATACCAGATTATTATGATTGGTATAACATGAAGGCAGCTCAAGGTCTATTCATAAGAAAAGATTGGTTAAATAAATTAGGTTTAAAAACGCCTCAAACAATGGATGAACTTTATGAAGTTATGGTAGCTTTTAAAACAAAGGATCCAAATGGAAATGGAAAAGCAGATGAAATTCCATATTTTGAAAGATCAGTGGAGTTTGCAGATAAAGAGTTAGTAGGTCTTTTTGGAGCAGAGATTGGATTTTTTGTAGATGAAAATGGAAAAGTGAAGTTTGGACCAGCAACAGAAAGATATAAAGAAGCTATGCCTCAGGTTGTAAAATGGTATAAAGAGGGATTGATAGATCCTGAGATATTCACTAGAGGTTTCCAAGCAAGAGATTATATGCTAAGAAATGATTTAGGAGGAGTTACTTTTGACTGGTTTGCAAGTACAGCATCATATAATGAAGATAAAGAACTAAAGGATAAGGTAAAAGATTTTGAGTTTGTTGCAATAGCACCACCTCAATATAAAGGTAAGAGTTATGCACCAGATGCTAGAACAACTTACTTAGGAGGTTGGGGAATAAGCGCAACTTGTAAAGATCCTGTTGCAGCAATAAAATACTTTGATTATTGGTTCTCTCAAAAAGGATATGAGTTATCTAACTGGGGTGTAGAAAATGATACTTTTGTAAAAGACGAAAATGGTAAAAAGAAATTTACAGATACAGTTATGAAAGCCGATGGAAAGACACCTTTACAAGTTTTAAGAGATAAGGGAATCCAATTTAGAATAGGAGCATTACAAGATTATGAGTATGAGAAGGCTTGGGGAAATCCAAAAGCTTCAGAATGGGCAGAGATGTATATGAAAAATGGATATATAGTAGATCCTATGCCAACGCTAAAATATACAAAAGAGGAAAATAGAAAAATACAAAAGATAAATTCTCAACTTGATATGGCTGTAAAAGAGATGAATCAAAAATGGATTTTAGGAGCTGTAGATTTTAATAAGACATATGACGAATTTATAAAGAGATTAAATGAGATTGGTCTAAAAGAGGCGATAGAGATAAATCAGAAGGCATATGATAGATTCATTAATTCTAGCAACTAA
- a CDS encoding ABC transporter permease, translating to MKENILEMDERIESEKVGLIKKIMTGLKRGNVKDQMSLYLIFLPFILWYMIFAYKPMYGLIIAFKDYNLFRGISGSDWVGLANFKEFLTSPYFYTTLKNTIFLNIYSLVFEFPFAIILALMLNEVKNRFFKSFVQTVSFLPYFIAIVVTAGITINILSPSSGVINHILEKFGFERIYFLSKPEYFRGIFTGMNMWKSTGFNAVIYLAALTSVDESLYEAARIDGATKFQQLRFITFPSIIPTIVIMLVLKVGSMLNVAFETVLLLYQPATYSTSDVISTYVYRTGMLMQDFGLATAVGLFNAVVGFILVYLANRWSKKITASGLW from the coding sequence ATGAAAGAAAATATTTTAGAAATGGATGAAAGAATTGAGTCAGAAAAAGTAGGTCTCATAAAGAAAATAATGACTGGATTAAAAAGAGGAAATGTAAAAGATCAAATGTCATTATATCTTATCTTTCTTCCATTTATACTTTGGTATATGATATTTGCATATAAACCAATGTATGGTCTTATAATCGCTTTTAAGGATTACAATCTATTTAGGGGAATATCAGGAAGTGACTGGGTAGGACTAGCAAACTTTAAAGAGTTTTTAACAAGCCCATACTTTTATACAACTCTAAAAAATACAATATTTCTAAATATATATAGTTTAGTGTTTGAGTTTCCTTTTGCCATAATTTTAGCACTTATGCTAAATGAGGTAAAAAATAGATTTTTTAAATCTTTTGTTCAAACAGTTTCGTTTTTACCATACTTTATAGCAATAGTTGTAACAGCGGGAATAACTATAAATATTCTTTCTCCAAGTAGTGGGGTAATTAATCACATTCTTGAAAAATTTGGATTTGAAAGAATCTATTTCTTATCAAAACCAGAGTACTTTAGAGGAATATTTACAGGAATGAATATGTGGAAAAGTACAGGATTTAATGCAGTTATCTATTTAGCAGCTTTAACATCAGTAGATGAGTCATTATATGAAGCAGCGAGAATAGATGGAGCTACAAAGTTCCAACAGCTTAGATTTATAACTTTCCCATCAATTATACCAACAATAGTTATAATGTTAGTTTTAAAAGTTGGAAGTATGTTAAACGTTGCATTTGAAACAGTATTATTACTTTACCAACCAGCAACATATTCAACATCAGATGTTATAAGTACTTATGTTTATAGAACAGGTATGTTAATGCAAGACTTTGGTCTAGCTACAGCAGTTGGATTGTTTAATGCAGTTGTTGGATTTATCTTAGTTTACCTAGCAAATAGATGGAGTAAAAAAATAACAGCATCAGGACTTTGGTAA
- a CDS encoding carbohydrate ABC transporter permease has protein sequence MSKIKRSKDEKIFDFINYSLLAIFGIMFIYPIIYVFSASVTKPYLLEIGEMYLLPKGVSMASFKAAMSLEGIWLAYANSIFITVVGTAVSMFFTITGAYVLSKPELKFRKVLTLMVVVTMWFDPGMIPKYLNFRDLGLINSYTSVIVGFAVNTFNVIILKSFFEAVPKSLEESARIDGATQWQIMTKIYLPLSTSALTTVSLFYAISRWNGYFWTMVLLTDDSKVPLQVFLKKLIVEKNMAGEAAQIITPESLTSPQSIIYAVIVLSIVPIMIIYPFIQKFFRKGVTLGAVKE, from the coding sequence ATGAGTAAAATTAAAAGATCAAAAGATGAAAAAATATTTGATTTTATCAATTATTCCCTATTAGCAATCTTTGGAATAATGTTTATATACCCAATTATATATGTATTTTCAGCATCAGTAACAAAACCTTACCTTTTAGAGATAGGAGAGATGTATCTTCTACCTAAAGGTGTTAGTATGGCCTCTTTTAAAGCAGCTATGAGCTTAGAGGGAATCTGGTTAGCTTATGCAAATAGTATCTTTATAACAGTTGTTGGAACTGCTGTAAGTATGTTTTTTACAATAACTGGAGCTTACGTTTTATCAAAACCAGAGTTAAAGTTTAGAAAAGTTCTAACTTTAATGGTAGTTGTAACAATGTGGTTTGATCCAGGAATGATACCTAAATATTTAAACTTTAGAGACTTAGGTCTTATTAATAGTTATACATCTGTAATCGTTGGATTTGCAGTAAACACATTCAACGTAATAATTTTAAAAAGTTTCTTTGAAGCTGTACCAAAATCACTAGAGGAGTCAGCAAGAATAGATGGAGCAACTCAGTGGCAAATTATGACAAAGATCTATTTACCACTATCTACATCAGCTTTGACAACGGTGTCATTATTCTATGCAATCTCTAGATGGAATGGATATTTCTGGACAATGGTTTTATTAACTGATGATTCTAAAGTTCCACTACAAGTTTTCTTAAAGAAATTAATTGTAGAGAAAAATATGGCTGGAGAAGCAGCACAAATTATAACACCAGAAAGTTTAACATCACCACAGTCAATAATATATGCTGTGATAGTTCTTTCGATAGTACCAATAATGATAATATATCCGTTTATCCAAAAGTTCTTTAGAAAAGGAGTTACTTTAGGAGCGGTAAAAGAATAA
- the kduI gene encoding 5-dehydro-4-deoxy-D-glucuronate isomerase has translation MRLDTRYANHPEDSKHYTTEELRKHYLMETVFVADEVNLMYSHVDRVIAGGVMPVETEVKLEGCKELGSEFFLERRELGLINIGGSGKVVLDGVEYDMASRDGLYVGMGVKEITFKSDSAENPAKYYVNSAPAHVAYPTVKIDIANANAVHLGDLENSNKRTIFQYVHPAVCKSCQLLMGMTVLDPNNMWNTMPTHTHERRMEVYFYFNMDENTRVFHLMGQPQETRHIVMANEQAVISPSWSIHSGVGTKNYTFIWGMAGENQTFTDMDHIAMDQLR, from the coding sequence ATGAGATTAGATACAAGATATGCAAATCACCCAGAGGATTCAAAGCACTATACAACAGAGGAGTTAAGAAAACATTACTTAATGGAAACAGTTTTCGTAGCTGACGAAGTTAACTTAATGTATTCTCATGTAGATAGAGTTATAGCTGGAGGAGTTATGCCAGTTGAAACAGAGGTAAAATTAGAGGGATGTAAAGAGTTAGGATCTGAGTTTTTCTTAGAAAGAAGAGAGCTTGGACTTATCAATATAGGTGGATCAGGTAAAGTAGTTCTTGATGGAGTTGAATATGATATGGCTTCAAGAGATGGACTATATGTTGGAATGGGAGTAAAAGAAATCACATTCAAATCTGATTCTGCAGAAAACCCAGCGAAGTACTACGTAAACAGTGCACCAGCTCATGTGGCTTACCCAACTGTAAAAATAGATATAGCAAATGCTAATGCAGTTCATTTAGGAGATTTAGAAAATTCAAACAAAAGAACTATATTCCAATATGTTCACCCTGCAGTTTGTAAATCGTGTCAACTTTTAATGGGAATGACTGTATTAGATCCAAATAACATGTGGAATACAATGCCAACACACACTCATGAGAGAAGAATGGAAGTTTACTTCTACTTTAATATGGATGAAAACACAAGAGTGTTCCATTTAATGGGACAGCCTCAAGAAACTCGTCACATTGTAATGGCTAATGAGCAAGCTGTAATATCTCCATCATGGTCAATTCACTCAGGTGTAGGAACTAAAAACTATACATTTATCTGGGGAATGGCTGGAGAGAACCAAACATTTACAGATATGGATCATATAGCAATGGATCAATTGAGATAA
- the kduD gene encoding 2-dehydro-3-deoxy-D-gluconate 5-dehydrogenase KduD: MLNMFNLEGKVAMVTGGNVGIGNALAMGLAKAGADLFIFTYNDDNMANMIKEVEALGRKIAYATGDLSKESVAMEAVAECIDAFGRIDILVNNAGTIKRSPILEGSNEDWKSVIDLNLSSIYYLSKTAAIEMKKQGGGKIINIASMLSFQGGKFVPSYTASKHGVAGLTKAFANELAADNIQVNAIAPGYIETANTAPIRADEKRNAEILGRIPSARWGQTSDLVGGAIFLSSKAADYVNGHILAIDGGWLVR, translated from the coding sequence ATGCTAAACATGTTTAATTTAGAGGGAAAAGTTGCAATGGTAACTGGTGGAAACGTAGGAATAGGAAATGCTCTTGCAATGGGACTTGCAAAAGCAGGAGCTGACCTATTTATCTTTACATATAATGATGATAATATGGCAAATATGATAAAAGAGGTAGAAGCTTTAGGAAGAAAGATTGCTTATGCAACTGGAGATTTATCAAAAGAGTCTGTGGCAATGGAAGCTGTTGCTGAGTGTATCGATGCTTTTGGAAGAATAGATATTTTAGTAAATAACGCAGGAACAATAAAAAGATCACCAATTTTAGAGGGAAGCAATGAAGATTGGAAATCAGTTATTGACTTAAATCTATCTTCAATATACTATTTAAGTAAGACTGCAGCAATAGAGATGAAAAAGCAAGGTGGAGGAAAGATAATAAACATAGCGTCAATGTTATCATTCCAAGGTGGAAAGTTTGTACCATCGTACACAGCAAGTAAGCATGGAGTAGCAGGGCTTACAAAAGCTTTTGCAAATGAGTTAGCAGCAGATAATATTCAAGTAAATGCAATAGCACCAGGATATATAGAAACAGCAAATACAGCACCAATTAGAGCTGACGAGAAAAGAAATGCTGAGATATTAGGAAGAATACCATCAGCAAGATGGGGACAAACATCAGACCTAGTAGGGGGAGCAATATTCTTATCATCAAAAGCAGCAGACTATGTAAATGGACATATTTTAGCTATAGATGGTGGATGGCTAGTTAGATAA
- a CDS encoding extracellular solute-binding protein, with product MKRKIAMGALLLSALMLNGCSKDADAKNTGAAKGKDKNLSVFLVFNGMPLDNEWEVYKKAEEATGVKIKSYASKNNTDSTQAYNLMLASNDFSDIIAYRVPDLEKLGSDGGMIPLNDLIDKHAPNIKKFIDENPLYRKDMYSLDGKIYAIPTYYDLDKLSVSSGLFIRTDWLKKFGLPVPKTLEETENALTIFKEQDANGNGRKDEVGIFVRGNIQAALNNLTGIFGARPYKTFYVENDQVTFATLDPNFKEAVKLAADWYKKGLIDKEVFTRGWGARDAVLPTNIGGMTLDWFGSTASYNSLATTQIPGFEFYPIEPIEIKDGVKSVTVGRNTTPEIGWGISAAAKNPEQAIKFMDWWFSEEGRRTWNFGIEGKHYTMVDGKPVFTDLVLNNPDGKGPLKVLQEVGAQVSGPGVQQNAEYEFQYSNDIAKQGFEMYMRDGNTKRPLPILKYSPKDIKELDKIMALVNQTTEEYMQKWILGVSNIDADWDTYVSRIQQNGVERAKEIVQQGYNHYNSVK from the coding sequence ATGAAGAGAAAAATTGCAATGGGAGCGTTACTTTTATCAGCGCTTATGTTAAATGGATGTTCAAAAGATGCAGATGCAAAAAATACAGGGGCAGCTAAAGGAAAAGATAAAAATCTTTCTGTATTCTTAGTTTTTAATGGAATGCCTTTAGATAATGAGTGGGAAGTCTATAAAAAAGCTGAAGAAGCAACTGGAGTTAAAATAAAATCATACGCATCTAAAAATAATACAGATTCTACGCAAGCTTACAATCTTATGCTAGCTTCTAATGATTTCTCAGATATTATAGCTTATAGAGTTCCAGATTTAGAGAAGTTAGGTAGCGATGGAGGAATGATTCCTTTAAACGATCTAATAGATAAGCATGCACCAAATATAAAAAAGTTTATAGATGAAAATCCACTTTATAGAAAAGATATGTATTCACTAGATGGAAAGATATATGCTATTCCAACATACTATGATCTTGATAAATTAAGTGTATCATCTGGACTATTTATTAGAACAGACTGGTTAAAAAAGTTTGGTTTACCAGTGCCAAAAACATTAGAAGAAACTGAAAATGCTTTAACAATATTTAAAGAACAAGATGCTAATGGAAATGGAAGAAAAGATGAAGTTGGAATATTTGTTCGTGGAAATATACAAGCAGCACTAAATAACTTAACAGGAATTTTTGGAGCAAGACCATATAAAACATTCTACGTAGAAAATGATCAAGTTACTTTCGCAACTTTAGATCCAAATTTTAAAGAAGCGGTTAAGTTAGCAGCAGATTGGTACAAAAAAGGGCTTATAGATAAAGAGGTTTTCACTAGAGGTTGGGGCGCAAGAGATGCAGTGTTACCTACAAATATAGGTGGAATGACTTTAGATTGGTTTGGAAGTACAGCAAGTTATAATAGTTTAGCAACAACTCAAATACCAGGATTTGAATTTTATCCAATAGAACCTATTGAAATAAAAGATGGAGTAAAAAGTGTAACAGTTGGAAGAAATACAACTCCAGAGATAGGATGGGGAATTTCAGCAGCGGCTAAAAATCCAGAACAAGCAATTAAGTTTATGGATTGGTGGTTCTCAGAAGAGGGAAGAAGAACTTGGAACTTTGGAATTGAAGGAAAGCACTATACTATGGTAGATGGGAAACCAGTATTCACAGATTTAGTGTTAAATAATCCAGATGGAAAAGGACCTTTAAAAGTTTTACAAGAAGTTGGAGCTCAAGTTTCAGGACCTGGAGTACAGCAAAATGCAGAGTATGAATTCCAATACTCAAATGATATAGCTAAGCAGGGATTTGAAATGTATATGAGAGACGGAAACACTAAGAGACCTCTTCCTATATTAAAGTATAGTCCAAAAGATATAAAAGAGTTAGATAAGATAATGGCTCTTGTAAATCAAACAACAGAGGAGTATATGCAGAAATGGATTTTAGGAGTTTCTAACATAGATGCTGATTGGGATACTTATGTAAGTAGAATTCAACAAAATGGGGTAGAAAGAGCAAAAGAGATAGTACAACAAGGCTACAACCACTACAATAGTGTTAAATAA